In one Lycorma delicatula isolate Av1 chromosome 5, ASM4794821v1, whole genome shotgun sequence genomic region, the following are encoded:
- the LOC142324449 gene encoding uncharacterized protein LOC142324449, giving the protein MSEEMFPVNDAQLEQVVYDVLQEDDELEGTPNQRLQLLIPRRLVYGEVDDQQHHPLLDDGNDNLIAEAAADVENNESEESTVVTTSFILENRVRFTKANIIFLFDKKKYIFSFTEKLIGLSFNFSFIMNKRLILDLGVV; this is encoded by the coding sequence atGTCCGAAGAAATGTTTCCAGTAAATGATGCGCAATTAGAACAGGTTGTTTATGATGTTTTACAAGAAGATGATGAATTAGAGGGAACTCCTAATCAGCGGCTGCAGTTATTAATACCGCGAAGGTTGGTGTATGGGGAAGTCGACGACCAACAACATCATCCTTTATTAGATGACGGCAACGATAACCTCATAGCAGAGGCTGCTGctgatgttgaaaataatgaaagtgaAGAAAGCACAGTAGTAACAACATCATTCATCCTCGAAAACCGTGTTAGATTTACAaaggcaaatattatttttttatttgataaaaagaaatatatttttagttttacagagAAACTAATAGGTCTTTCTTTCAATTtcagtttcataatgaacaagaggCTTATTTTGGACTTAGGCGTTGTCTAA